The following coding sequences are from one Virgibacillus necropolis window:
- a CDS encoding VOC family protein, whose amino-acid sequence MSFQYEAIDHIQLASPIGSEDLAREFFVELLGFQEIEKPDVLRENGGVWFMTGTIQLHIGVEDTFSPAKKAHPAFRVKSIDKLKEYLSGKSVKYQDDDRLPGANRFYLNDPFGNRLEFLEWNA is encoded by the coding sequence ATGTCTTTTCAATATGAAGCTATTGATCATATTCAGCTTGCGTCGCCAATAGGAAGTGAAGACTTGGCAAGGGAATTCTTCGTTGAATTACTCGGATTTCAAGAGATAGAGAAACCAGATGTGTTGCGTGAAAACGGTGGTGTATGGTTTATGACGGGTACTATTCAGTTACATATAGGGGTGGAAGACACCTTTAGTCCAGCAAAAAAAGCCCACCCAGCATTTCGTGTGAAAAGCATTGATAAACTTAAGGAGTATCTAAGCGGGAAAAGTGTAAAGTATCAGGATGATGATCGACTTCCTGGTGCGAATAGGTTTTACTTAAATGATCCATTTGGAAACCGATTAGAATTTTTGGAGTGGAACGCGTAA
- a CDS encoding small, acid-soluble spore protein L, with translation MSEKNDNYNKRRVNSSVNPQGNTEDVANQRPHSDLEDKAKKTNTKR, from the coding sequence GTGAGTGAAAAAAATGACAACTATAACAAGCGAAGAGTAAATTCAAGTGTAAACCCACAAGGTAATACAGAGGACGTGGCAAATCAAAGGCCACATTCAGACTTAGAAGACAAAGCTAAAAAGACGAATACAAAAAGATGA
- a CDS encoding acyl-CoA synthetase gives MQTNRDTSLSNMLERARRNTLGDLLARTRDRNPDKLAIIYQEHRLSYADLDAMVNQTAHAFLERGMQKGDMITVMSKNSLDFVVVNFALARIGAVMIPINYMLSVEDVQYILEHAEVSGFIASEEFAPVLDKSSETLGINHRYLMDVPADFEKQVEVSNWELLSVLKRGQPIDFVDAELADDDLAHVLYTSGTESRPKGVMLTHKSLVSEYVSCIVDGKMEEQDIAIHALPLYHSAQLHVFLGPSIYLGSSGIVLGAASPEVILKTIEEEGATQLFCPPTVWIALLRHPDFDKKDLSTLEKCYYGAAIMPREILKELAERLPNAKFWNFYGQTEVAPLATALQPEDQLRKLGSAGKASLNVQTKIVDDEDNEVPRNEIGEIVHRTPHTMKGYLHDPEKTAEAFRGGWFHSGDLGIMDDEGYITIVDRKKDMINTGGVNVSSREVEETIYQLDGVSEVAVVSIPDAYWIEAVTAIIVPKKDASITKDDVLNFCKSKLSTFKVPKYVDFAKTLPKNPSGKVLKRALRDEYEDLGEK, from the coding sequence ATGCAGACAAATAGAGACACGTCACTTTCTAATATGTTAGAACGCGCACGTAGAAATACGCTAGGAGATTTACTAGCGCGGACAAGGGATCGGAATCCTGATAAGCTGGCAATTATCTATCAAGAACACCGCCTTTCCTATGCTGATTTGGATGCTATGGTGAATCAGACAGCACACGCTTTTTTAGAAAGAGGAATGCAAAAAGGTGACATGATTACAGTTATGTCTAAGAATAGCTTGGATTTCGTCGTAGTTAACTTTGCCTTAGCGCGTATAGGAGCTGTAATGATTCCCATTAACTACATGCTTTCAGTAGAAGATGTTCAGTATATTTTAGAGCATGCGGAAGTTAGTGGTTTTATAGCGTCAGAAGAATTCGCTCCAGTTCTGGACAAGTCATCAGAAACACTTGGAATTAACCACCGTTACTTAATGGATGTCCCAGCAGATTTCGAAAAACAGGTTGAGGTATCTAATTGGGAGTTATTGTCGGTTCTTAAGAGAGGTCAGCCTATTGATTTCGTTGACGCGGAACTTGCTGATGATGATCTTGCTCATGTTTTATATACAAGCGGTACAGAATCACGACCAAAAGGGGTTATGCTCACACATAAAAGTTTAGTAAGTGAGTATGTAAGTTGTATAGTTGATGGAAAAATGGAGGAACAGGACATTGCAATCCACGCATTACCGCTTTATCATAGTGCTCAATTACATGTATTCTTAGGGCCGAGTATTTATCTTGGTTCAAGTGGGATAGTTCTTGGCGCCGCTAGTCCCGAAGTAATATTAAAAACTATTGAAGAAGAAGGTGCGACACAGTTGTTTTGTCCACCTACAGTTTGGATAGCGTTATTGCGTCATCCGGATTTTGATAAAAAGGATCTGTCCACATTGGAAAAGTGCTATTATGGCGCTGCTATTATGCCCCGTGAAATCTTAAAAGAATTAGCTGAACGTCTGCCAAACGCAAAGTTTTGGAACTTTTATGGGCAAACAGAAGTTGCTCCACTTGCAACAGCATTACAACCGGAGGATCAGCTACGAAAACTTGGATCCGCAGGGAAAGCATCATTAAATGTACAGACGAAAATAGTTGATGATGAAGATAATGAGGTACCACGAAATGAAATTGGTGAGATTGTTCATCGCACCCCCCACACAATGAAAGGTTATTTACATGATCCAGAAAAGACAGCAGAAGCTTTTCGAGGTGGTTGGTTTCACAGTGGAGATCTGGGTATAATGGATGATGAAGGATATATTACAATTGTCGACCGAAAAAAAGACATGATTAATACAGGTGGTGTGAATGTTTCTAGTAGAGAAGTCGAGGAGACGATTTATCAACTAGACGGTGTTTCTGAGGTAGCGGTGGTTAGTATTCCTGATGCATATTGGATTGAGGCCGTTACTGCAATTATTGTACCAAAAAAAGATGCGAGTATAACGAAAGATGATGTTCTTAATTTTTGTAAATCAAAACTATCTACATTTAAAGTGCCAAAATATGTGGATTTTGCAAAAACCTTGCCCAAGAATCCAAGTGGGAAAGTTTTAAAGAGAGCATTACGTGATGAGTATGAGGATCTTGGTGAGAAATAG
- the rbsB gene encoding ribose ABC transporter substrate-binding protein RbsB, whose protein sequence is MSKWMKTLGLLVLLLVLVTACSTEKPGSSEESDGASDSGSEDKVKIGLSISTLNNPFFVSLRDGAEAAAKEAGYEVLTSNAQNDAATQLGDIEDLLQQEIDVLLINPTDSAAVSSAIQLANDADVPVITVDRSAESGEVVTHIASDNVAGGEMAGKFIAEQLGDSGNVVELEGIPGASATRERGEGFHNIVDAIDGIKVVAKQSANFDRTEGLTVMENIIQSTDQIDAVFAHNDEMALGAVQALESNGMLEEVVIVGFDATDDARAAVKDGRMDATVAQQPELIGQKAIEAAGKVAAGDKVEEFIPVELQLVTK, encoded by the coding sequence ATGAGTAAATGGATGAAAACATTGGGGCTATTAGTATTATTATTGGTTCTTGTCACAGCTTGTTCAACTGAAAAACCAGGTTCATCAGAGGAGTCAGATGGAGCAAGTGATAGTGGATCAGAAGACAAGGTGAAAATCGGATTATCGATATCTACATTAAACAACCCATTTTTTGTATCATTGCGTGATGGTGCGGAAGCAGCAGCAAAAGAAGCTGGTTATGAAGTCCTTACTTCAAATGCTCAAAATGATGCAGCAACGCAGTTAGGTGATATTGAAGATTTATTACAACAGGAAATAGATGTACTTTTAATAAACCCTACTGATTCAGCAGCTGTATCTTCAGCAATTCAATTGGCAAATGATGCTGACGTTCCAGTAATCACAGTTGATAGAAGTGCCGAGAGTGGCGAAGTTGTTACACATATTGCGTCAGACAATGTAGCAGGTGGAGAGATGGCAGGAAAATTCATTGCCGAACAACTTGGGGATAGCGGAAATGTAGTCGAATTAGAAGGCATTCCAGGTGCATCGGCAACTCGCGAACGTGGAGAAGGATTCCATAATATTGTCGATGCAATTGATGGAATTAAAGTGGTAGCAAAGCAATCTGCTAACTTTGACCGAACAGAAGGTCTAACTGTTATGGAAAACATTATTCAGAGCACAGATCAAATTGATGCAGTATTTGCTCATAATGATGAAATGGCACTTGGTGCAGTACAAGCTTTAGAATCAAATGGCATGTTAGAGGAAGTCGTCATAGTTGGTTTTGACGCAACAGATGATGCCCGTGCTGCGGTTAAAGACGGACGAATGGATGCAACAGTTGCTCAACAACCAGAACTAATTGGACAAAAGGCTATTGAAGCGGCAGGAAAAGTTGCTGCGGGAGATAAAGTAGAAGAGTTTATACCAGTAGAATTACAACTAGTAACTAAATAA
- a CDS encoding ABC transporter permease subunit, translated as MKRLLVTNFAKIGPFIGLILIMIILGFLSDDFFTFDNILNLLRQVSINALIAFGMTFVILTAGIDLSVGSILALGSALTAGMLTSGMDPLLAVFAGLLIGLALGAVNGLIITKGKVAPFIATLATMTIFRGATLVYTDGRPITGLSDSFTFEMIGRGYVFGIPFPVIVMLGVFLILFFVLRKTVFGRQVYAVGGNEEASTLSGIKADRVKIWVYSLTGMLSVLAGIILTSRLNSAQPTAGSMYELDAIAAVVIGGTSLMGGRGRIVGTLIGVLIIGVLDNGLNLLNVSSFYQQIVKGGVILLAVLLDRRSK; from the coding sequence ATGAAAAGACTACTAGTTACTAACTTTGCTAAAATTGGTCCATTTATAGGACTCATATTAATAATGATTATACTAGGCTTTCTAAGTGATGATTTTTTTACTTTTGATAATATTTTAAACCTGTTACGACAGGTATCGATAAATGCTTTAATCGCATTTGGTATGACGTTTGTTATTTTGACTGCTGGAATTGATTTATCTGTTGGTTCTATTTTGGCATTAGGTAGTGCACTTACGGCAGGAATGTTGACAAGTGGAATGGATCCACTTCTAGCTGTATTTGCCGGTTTATTGATAGGTTTAGCATTAGGTGCAGTAAATGGCCTCATTATTACTAAAGGTAAAGTGGCACCATTTATCGCTACTTTAGCCACCATGACTATTTTTAGGGGGGCAACACTTGTTTACACAGATGGGCGACCAATTACAGGTTTATCTGATAGCTTTACATTTGAAATGATTGGTCGAGGCTATGTTTTTGGTATTCCTTTCCCAGTAATAGTGATGTTAGGTGTATTTCTTATATTATTCTTTGTTCTTCGTAAAACAGTTTTTGGAAGACAAGTGTATGCAGTTGGGGGAAATGAAGAAGCTTCAACACTTTCAGGAATTAAAGCTGATCGTGTGAAAATCTGGGTATATTCATTAACTGGTATGTTGTCTGTATTGGCAGGAATTATTTTAACGAGTCGTTTAAATTCTGCACAACCAACCGCTGGATCAATGTATGAGCTAGACGCAATCGCAGCAGTTGTTATAGGTGGTACAAGCTTAATGGGTGGTCGTGGCCGAATCGTTGGTACTTTAATAGGGGTATTAATTATCGGGGTTTTAGATAACGGTTTAAATTTATTAAATGTGTCATCGTTTTATCAACAAATTGTTAAGGGTGGCGTAATTCTACTCGCCGTATTGCTTGACCGCAGATCTAAATAG
- a CDS encoding sugar ABC transporter ATP-binding protein, producing MTVTPFIQMENIEKSFSGNQVLNNVHFEVLAGEVHALMGENGAGKSTLVKVLTGIHTRDNGLIKVKGEEVDFSSPKQAEKKGIVVIHQELNIIPHLTVAENMFLGKELTFGKTGILNKKEMKKQTETSLRQLGVTNIQPDDSAGDLSVGKQQMIEIARALATNAGLIVMDEPTAALTEREIKNLFKVVGSLQKRGVGIIYISHRMEEIFTICDRITVLRDGQYVGTKIISETSFEAIVKMMVGRELGERFPTRTGNIGDIIFEVKDLKRKGIFQNINFNVRKGEILGVSGLMGAGRTEIMETVFGYAKKGMGIVTLDGKTLTINHPLDAIRAGIGFITEDRKAKGLVLHSSIRENISLTNMKAISNNGVISSSKENNLIENLIARLNVKTTGGEQEVRSLSGGNQQKVVIAKWLGINPKLLILDEPTRGVDVGAKKEIYTIMNELTEKGVAIIMISSELPEILGVSDRIMVIHEGKITRTFERHEADQEKIMTAATGGVKHDEKTTSY from the coding sequence ATGACTGTAACACCTTTTATTCAAATGGAAAATATTGAAAAGTCATTTTCGGGGAACCAAGTATTAAATAATGTTCATTTTGAGGTGTTAGCTGGTGAAGTCCATGCATTAATGGGTGAGAATGGTGCGGGTAAATCTACATTGGTTAAGGTATTAACTGGAATTCATACTCGTGACAATGGATTAATAAAGGTAAAAGGTGAGGAAGTAGATTTTTCAAGTCCAAAACAGGCGGAAAAAAAGGGGATAGTTGTAATTCATCAAGAATTAAATATTATCCCACATTTGACTGTTGCAGAAAATATGTTTTTAGGAAAAGAATTGACATTTGGTAAAACAGGGATTTTAAATAAAAAAGAAATGAAAAAGCAAACAGAGACAAGCTTACGTCAATTGGGTGTGACGAACATTCAACCAGATGATTCAGCTGGGGACTTGTCGGTGGGTAAACAACAGATGATTGAAATTGCACGCGCTCTAGCAACTAACGCTGGACTGATTGTAATGGACGAGCCCACAGCTGCTTTAACAGAACGAGAAATCAAAAATCTTTTCAAGGTAGTTGGGTCTTTACAGAAAAGAGGAGTTGGAATAATCTATATTTCCCATAGAATGGAAGAAATTTTCACCATTTGCGATCGGATAACTGTATTGCGTGATGGTCAGTACGTTGGCACAAAAATTATCTCGGAAACAAGTTTCGAAGCGATTGTGAAAATGATGGTAGGCCGAGAACTTGGAGAACGCTTCCCCACGAGAACCGGAAATATTGGTGATATAATTTTTGAAGTAAAAGATTTGAAGCGAAAAGGTATATTCCAAAACATTAATTTTAATGTAAGAAAAGGCGAAATTCTTGGTGTCTCAGGGTTGATGGGAGCAGGTCGAACAGAAATTATGGAGACTGTTTTTGGATACGCAAAGAAAGGCATGGGCATTGTCACATTAGATGGAAAAACCCTAACAATTAATCATCCACTCGACGCCATTCGTGCAGGTATAGGATTTATTACGGAGGACCGGAAAGCAAAAGGGTTAGTTTTACATTCATCTATCCGTGAAAATATTTCACTTACAAATATGAAAGCGATTTCTAACAATGGCGTTATTTCATCATCAAAAGAAAACAATCTAATTGAGAATTTGATTGCACGCCTTAATGTGAAGACTACTGGTGGGGAGCAAGAGGTGAGGTCATTAAGTGGTGGTAACCAACAAAAGGTTGTTATAGCAAAATGGCTTGGAATTAATCCAAAACTTCTCATTCTTGATGAGCCAACTCGGGGTGTGGATGTAGGTGCAAAAAAAGAGATCTATACCATTATGAATGAACTAACTGAAAAAGGTGTAGCTATTATCATGATTTCATCTGAACTTCCGGAAATTCTAGGTGTTAGTGATCGTATTATGGTTATACATGAAGGTAAGATCACACGTACATTTGAACGACATGAAGCCGACCAGGAAAAAATTATGACAGCGGCAACTGGGGGAGTGAAACATGATGAAAAGACTACTAGTTACTAA
- the rbsD gene encoding D-ribose pyranase — translation MKKSGILNREIAAVLARIGHTDTIVIADCGLPISEDVQCIDLSISLGTPSFWSVLQAILDDMEVESLTMATEVKGENDGLLEKVKSSYRNIPIEYVSHEDLKAAIPRAKAVIRTGEATPYANVVLHAGVIF, via the coding sequence TTGAAGAAGTCAGGCATTTTAAATCGAGAAATTGCAGCAGTACTTGCACGGATAGGACATACAGATACAATTGTTATCGCAGATTGTGGACTGCCAATATCAGAGGATGTACAATGTATCGATTTATCAATATCACTTGGAACACCAAGCTTTTGGTCGGTATTACAAGCTATTTTGGATGATATGGAAGTAGAAAGTTTGACAATGGCAACAGAAGTTAAGGGTGAAAACGATGGATTACTTGAGAAGGTTAAATCATCTTATCGAAATATACCGATCGAGTACGTGTCACATGAAGATTTAAAAGCGGCTATTCCACGTGCAAAGGCTGTGATTCGTACTGGGGAAGCAACACCTTATGCAAATGTCGTATTGCATGCGGGCGTAATTTTTTAA
- the rbsK gene encoding ribokinase, translated as MKKPIVCVVGSINMDLTVSTKEMPMQGETTIGGEFATYPGGKGANQAVAAARLGANVNMIGAVGKDPFGETLLKHLKSEGVSVSGIHTIPDIATGVATIILTENDNRIIVSSGANRMVTPEVVELYRSLIEESDVLLLQLEIPIETVMYAARLAHACNIPVVVNPAPYQDLPIELVEKVTYLTPNEIEKESMKKHFNTSSNRKTITTRGDSGVQFFEGDEKKYLPSHHVKVIDTTGAGDTFNGALALKLGNGEKVSDAIMFANAAAALSITKVGAQGGMPTMKEVEEFLREEVK; from the coding sequence CTGAAAAAGCCAATTGTCTGTGTGGTAGGAAGTATTAATATGGATTTAACTGTTTCTACTAAAGAAATGCCGATGCAGGGGGAGACCACTATAGGTGGAGAGTTTGCTACCTATCCAGGTGGAAAGGGCGCAAATCAAGCAGTTGCTGCAGCTCGACTTGGTGCGAATGTAAATATGATAGGAGCGGTTGGTAAAGATCCTTTTGGTGAAACGCTTTTAAAGCATCTTAAATCAGAGGGAGTTTCAGTGAGTGGCATTCACACAATTCCTGATATAGCGACAGGGGTAGCAACTATTATTCTGACGGAAAATGATAACCGAATTATAGTTTCTTCTGGTGCGAATCGAATGGTAACCCCAGAAGTAGTAGAGCTTTACCGTTCTTTAATTGAAGAAAGTGATGTACTTTTACTTCAACTTGAAATTCCAATTGAGACAGTTATGTATGCTGCCAGGCTTGCGCATGCATGTAATATTCCAGTGGTTGTTAACCCTGCACCTTATCAAGATCTACCAATTGAATTAGTAGAAAAAGTAACGTATCTAACCCCTAATGAAATTGAAAAGGAGTCAATGAAAAAGCATTTTAATACTTCTTCTAATAGGAAAACCATCACAACACGTGGGGATAGTGGAGTGCAATTTTTTGAAGGTGATGAAAAAAAATATCTACCAAGCCATCATGTAAAGGTAATAGATACAACTGGAGCAGGTGACACGTTCAATGGTGCCCTTGCCCTTAAACTTGGAAATGGTGAGAAAGTTAGTGACGCAATTATGTTTGCAAATGCTGCCGCCGCTTTATCCATAACAAAAGTTGGTGCACAGGGAGGTATGCCAACAATGAAGGAAGTAGAAGAATTTTTACGGGAGGAAGTTAAGTAA
- a CDS encoding LacI family DNA-binding transcriptional regulator gives MATIKDVAKLANVSTATVSRVLNSNGYVNHSTKVRVNESIEKLNYRPNDVARSLFKGRSKMIALFVPDIMNPFFPELARAVEDMTNRHGYTFVLCNTDDSIEKELTYFNALQQKSVDGIIVVSSSITNNYLDTIDTPIIALDRKLSSSLPSVTVNNRVGAREAVRHLKATGCKRIAHLCGPDSVSNTTQRMRGYLDEVKDTEWFLSSYIASGEYNFEKAMEATTALLTAHPEIDGIFVANDVMGVGALKAAEALGIHVPNELSIIGYDGIALGNTTTPSLTTMAQPIYEIGTRAAEMLIKQINDPSHRPKNEELSVRLIERQSTKARR, from the coding sequence ATGGCTACCATCAAGGATGTTGCAAAGCTTGCGAATGTTTCAACGGCTACTGTTTCCCGTGTATTAAATAGTAATGGTTATGTGAATCATTCAACTAAAGTGCGTGTCAATGAATCTATTGAGAAGTTGAATTATCGGCCTAACGACGTAGCGAGAAGCCTTTTTAAGGGACGTTCAAAAATGATTGCATTATTTGTTCCTGATATTATGAATCCGTTCTTTCCTGAACTCGCACGCGCCGTAGAGGATATGACGAATCGACATGGCTATACATTTGTACTTTGTAATACCGATGACAGTATTGAAAAAGAATTGACTTATTTCAACGCACTTCAACAAAAGTCAGTTGATGGAATTATAGTAGTATCAAGTTCCATAACAAATAATTATTTAGATACAATTGATACGCCAATAATTGCCCTAGACCGTAAGTTGAGTTCTAGTTTACCATCAGTTACGGTTAATAATCGTGTAGGTGCAAGAGAGGCTGTTCGTCATCTAAAGGCGACGGGATGTAAGCGTATTGCACACCTATGTGGTCCGGATTCTGTCAGCAATACAACACAAAGGATGCGAGGATACTTAGATGAAGTAAAAGATACAGAATGGTTCTTGTCTAGTTATATTGCCTCCGGTGAGTACAATTTTGAAAAGGCCATGGAAGCAACGACGGCATTGCTTACGGCTCATCCAGAGATTGACGGGATATTTGTTGCGAATGATGTAATGGGTGTAGGTGCGCTTAAGGCTGCTGAAGCATTAGGCATACATGTGCCTAATGAATTATCAATTATTGGTTACGACGGGATTGCACTCGGCAATACGACAACACCTTCACTTACAACGATGGCACAGCCAATATATGAGATAGGCACACGTGCTGCAGAAATGTTAATAAAACAAATTAATGATCCAAGTCATAGACCAAAAAATGAAGAATTGTCTGTGCGACTAATTGAGCGGCAATCAACAAAAGCAAGGAGGTAA
- the proC gene encoding pyrroline-5-carboxylate reductase, with the protein MVYVLKQKTIAFLGAGNMAEAMISGMIQTEKVPANQIIVTNKCNYDRLNILEDKYGVRTAPITELPYKEIDFLILAMKPKGAEETLSTIKDLLPSNQVVISVLAGITTSFMEERLNTGQEVIRVMPNTSSMIQESATAMSLGTYTNEDNADAVNELLECMGEVYVIEEDQMDIFTGIAGSGPAYFYYLMEQMENVGKVSGMNDKMARKIAAQTVYGAAKMIMEKEEAPAELIDNIVSPNGTTAAGLDALKKHNGGEAITQAINNAAKRSKEISKELDGVLVPS; encoded by the coding sequence ATGGTTTATGTGTTAAAACAAAAAACAATCGCATTTTTAGGTGCAGGTAATATGGCAGAAGCAATGATATCTGGAATGATTCAAACGGAAAAGGTACCAGCTAATCAAATCATTGTGACAAACAAATGCAATTACGATCGTTTAAATATACTTGAAGATAAATATGGAGTAAGAACTGCCCCAATAACAGAATTACCGTACAAAGAGATTGACTTTCTAATTTTGGCAATGAAGCCAAAAGGAGCAGAGGAAACACTTTCTACAATTAAAGATTTACTTCCTAGCAATCAGGTAGTAATTTCTGTGTTAGCGGGAATAACTACCTCTTTTATGGAAGAAAGACTGAACACTGGGCAAGAAGTAATTCGAGTAATGCCGAATACGTCAAGTATGATTCAAGAATCTGCTACCGCGATGTCATTGGGGACCTATACTAACGAGGATAATGCTGATGCAGTAAACGAATTGCTTGAATGTATGGGGGAAGTTTATGTCATTGAGGAAGATCAAATGGATATCTTTACTGGGATAGCAGGAAGTGGCCCAGCCTATTTCTATTATTTGATGGAGCAAATGGAGAATGTCGGAAAAGTTAGTGGAATGAATGATAAAATGGCTCGGAAAATTGCCGCACAAACAGTTTATGGCGCAGCAAAAATGATTATGGAAAAAGAAGAAGCGCCCGCAGAATTAATTGACAATATTGTATCCCCGAATGGTACTACTGCCGCTGGATTAGATGCACTTAAAAAGCATAACGGCGGGGAAGCAATCACACAAGCTATTAACAATGCAGCAAAACGTTCAAAAGAAATTAGTAAAGAACTTGACGGTGTTTTAGTTCCTTCCTAA
- a CDS encoding YwaF family protein — protein sequence MLSNYFNYHYGGDYFTLFSFSHIAMLIIAVLCTMALYFLRNNSSVHYIKLFILFGLVGSELTLNIWYLLNGAWDIAYTLPLQLCSISLYLSIFMLITKKYALFEITFFLGIGGAIQALLTPELFYDFPHFRYFHFFIAHISIVLASVYMIFVLKYKPTFKSVWKSILGLNLIAFFVFFVNKATGGNYMFLSRKPSNPSLIDYLGDYPWYIFSLELIALITFFILYLPFQVHYYMKKKD from the coding sequence TTGCTAAGTAACTATTTTAATTATCATTATGGAGGTGATTACTTTACTCTATTTTCTTTTTCCCATATAGCCATGTTAATTATTGCCGTTTTATGTACAATGGCACTTTATTTTTTGAGAAATAATAGCAGTGTCCATTATATAAAATTATTTATTCTTTTTGGTTTAGTTGGTTCGGAGTTAACATTAAATATATGGTATTTATTAAATGGAGCTTGGGATATAGCGTATACCTTACCTCTACAACTATGCTCGATATCTTTATATTTAAGCATTTTTATGTTAATCACAAAAAAGTACGCTCTGTTTGAAATCACCTTCTTTTTAGGGATAGGAGGTGCTATTCAGGCCTTATTAACACCAGAATTGTTTTACGATTTCCCGCACTTTCGTTATTTCCATTTTTTCATCGCACACATATCAATTGTTTTAGCATCAGTCTATATGATCTTTGTGTTAAAATACAAACCAACTTTCAAGTCAGTTTGGAAATCGATACTAGGTTTAAATTTAATTGCCTTTTTTGTTTTTTTCGTGAATAAAGCAACAGGTGGAAATTATATGTTTTTATCAAGAAAACCGTCTAATCCAAGCTTAATTGATTATTTAGGCGATTACCCCTGGTATATCTTTTCCTTGGAGTTAATAGCGTTAATCACTTTTTTTATTTTATATCTACCATTCCAAGTACATTATTATATGAAGAAAAAGGACTAA
- a CDS encoding ABC transporter ATP-binding protein → MRDKVKLLEVKSLKKHFGIGKRQVLKAVDDVSFDIYKGETLGLVGESGCGKSTAGRTINHLYDATSGQVIYNGEDILVKKSAREIKELKKKMQMIFQDPYSSLDPRMTVLEIISEGISNHDSHLKKEEKRAKVHDLLELVGLNKKHANRYPHEFSGGQRQRIGIARALAVEPEFIIADEPIAALDVSIQAQIVNLLKELQVDKGLTYLFIAHDLSMVKHISDRIAVMYLGNLVELADSEELYDDPLHPYTQALLSAIPVPNPEIERSRERVILTGDVPDPVNPPSGCRFRTRCPMAKAICAEVKPEWQEVKPNHFVACHLYN, encoded by the coding sequence ATGAGAGATAAGGTAAAGCTACTTGAAGTTAAAAGTCTAAAAAAACATTTTGGCATAGGAAAGAGGCAAGTATTAAAAGCGGTAGATGATGTTTCCTTTGATATCTATAAGGGGGAAACATTAGGATTGGTAGGAGAGTCCGGTTGTGGGAAGTCAACAGCGGGACGAACTATCAATCATTTATACGACGCGACCTCTGGACAAGTGATATACAATGGGGAAGATATATTAGTCAAAAAGTCAGCTAGGGAAATAAAAGAGTTGAAAAAGAAAATGCAGATGATTTTTCAAGATCCCTATTCATCTCTTGATCCAAGAATGACAGTATTAGAGATTATATCAGAGGGGATCAGTAACCATGATTCTCATTTGAAAAAGGAAGAAAAAAGAGCCAAAGTCCATGATCTGCTTGAGTTGGTAGGTTTAAATAAAAAGCATGCTAACCGGTACCCCCATGAGTTTAGTGGCGGTCAACGGCAACGTATAGGAATCGCCAGAGCACTAGCCGTAGAACCAGAATTTATTATTGCCGATGAACCAATTGCAGCGCTGGATGTTTCCATACAAGCACAAATAGTTAACTTATTAAAAGAGTTACAAGTCGATAAGGGGTTAACCTATTTATTTATTGCTCATGACTTATCGATGGTCAAACACATCAGTGATCGAATAGCAGTCATGTATTTAGGGAATCTTGTAGAATTGGCTGATAGCGAAGAGTTATATGACGATCCTTTGCATCCCTACACACAAGCCCTGTTGTCAGCTATACCCGTACCTAATCCTGAAATAGAAAGATCGCGTGAACGTGTTATTTTAACAGGCGATGTTCCAGATCCTGTAAATCCTCCAAGTGGCTGCCGTTTTCGTACACGGTGCCCTATGGCCAAAGCTATTTGCGCTGAAGTTAAGCCAGAATGGCAAGAGGTAAAACCGAATCACTTTGTAGCTTGTCATCTATATAACTAG